In Hyphomicrobiales bacterium, a single window of DNA contains:
- a CDS encoding ABC transporter ATP-binding protein encodes MAELVLNAVDKIYRTKKKAVHAVKDFNLTVKSGEIVALLGSSGCGKTSTLRMIAGFEDVSNGTITLGGKPIHTLPPSQRGVAMAFEAYSLYPPLTIGDNIAFALKAAKMPAAQQQARVKAMAEMLEIDGILNKYPSSVSGGQQQRASLGRALVRQAGLYLLDEPMGQLEPQLRAVLRGRIKHYLREHTCTTILVTHDQTEANALADRIAVMEGGVLQQFASPAELKARPANLFTGTFIGEPPMNIFDATVESNAKTVTFHVDGGTVLSYPASEFSAALLKQLSQNPKVTLGIRPYALHAGKGPITGKVVSCQWLGDQTHVAIEVGGRTVVSVAHERIREKPGSDLSLSVASGDLHIFNRDSQSAVAHGGVLA; translated from the coding sequence ATGGCTGAGCTCGTTCTCAACGCGGTGGACAAGATCTACCGCACCAAGAAGAAGGCCGTGCATGCCGTGAAGGACTTCAATCTCACGGTGAAGTCCGGTGAGATCGTTGCCCTGCTCGGTTCATCGGGTTGCGGCAAGACCTCGACGCTCCGCATGATCGCCGGCTTCGAGGATGTCTCGAACGGCACGATCACGCTCGGCGGAAAACCCATCCACACGCTGCCACCCTCGCAGCGCGGCGTCGCCATGGCCTTCGAGGCCTATTCGCTCTACCCGCCGCTGACCATCGGCGACAACATCGCCTTCGCCCTGAAGGCCGCGAAGATGCCCGCCGCCCAGCAGCAGGCCCGCGTCAAGGCCATGGCCGAGATGCTGGAGATCGACGGCATCCTGAACAAGTATCCGTCCAGCGTGTCCGGCGGCCAGCAGCAGCGCGCCAGCCTGGGCCGCGCCCTCGTGCGCCAGGCGGGACTCTATCTGCTCGACGAGCCCATGGGACAACTGGAGCCGCAATTGCGCGCCGTCCTGCGCGGGCGCATCAAGCATTATCTCCGCGAACACACCTGCACCACCATCCTCGTCACCCACGACCAGACGGAAGCCAATGCGCTGGCCGACCGCATCGCCGTGATGGAAGGCGGCGTGCTTCAGCAATTCGCCTCCCCAGCCGAACTGAAGGCAAGGCCCGCGAACCTTTTCACCGGCACCTTCATCGGCGAGCCGCCCATGAACATCTTCGACGCCACCGTTGAGAGCAATGCCAAGACGGTCACGTTCCATGTGGATGGTGGCACGGTGCTCAGCTATCCCGCGTCCGAATTTTCGGCGGCCCTTCTGAAGCAACTCTCACAAAATCCCAAGGTGACACTTGGCATCCGCCCCTACGCGCTGCATGCGGGCAAGGGTCCGATCACCGGCAAGGTTGTCTCCTGCCAGTGGCTGGGCGACCAGACCCATGTGGCGATTGAAGTGGGTGGGCGCACCGTCGTTTCCGTGGCGCACGAGCGCATCCGCGAAAAGCCGGGCAGCGACCTGTCGCTCTCCGTGGCCTCCGGCGATCTTCATATCTTCAACCGCGACAGTCAGTCCGCCGTTGCCCACGGAGGCGTTCTGGCATGA
- a CDS encoding carbohydrate kinase → MKEPVLIGIDAGTSVIKSVAFTTDGRQLAAAAIPNAYQTLADGGAEQDMARTWTDAARTLKQLTEVIPDLAERLVAISVTGQGDGIWLIDAKGEPVAPAWLWLDARATKEVEEFTTTPDYDAHYARTGTGVNACQMSVQLAWMSRHRASVLETATHCLHCKDWIYFKLTGERCTDLSEGNFTFGNYATHAYQLDIMDKLGVSHLKRLVPPMVDGTKVSHGLSAEAARLTGLRAGTPICLGYVDVLCTGLGGGLYDPSGQTGCTIVGSTGMHMRLQPDVRKVKLNAEKSGYTMVFPAPGMVAQIQSNMASTLNIDWLLDLGRGLLHEHGITKSRGDLLKGMDAQVLARNPAALLYHPYISKAGERGPFLEPAARAMFNGLDTTSDYFGMMRAVFEGLGYAARDCYSAMGPVPGEIRITGGAARSTAMRKILASILKSRIRSATREEAGAAGAAMIAAVQQKLYPGMTEAAAVWVEPHLTATTDPEQAWSKPYDAAFEAYVDARKAMRPVWRGLAAARRMGTDGTHT, encoded by the coding sequence ATGAAGGAGCCTGTGCTGATCGGAATTGATGCCGGCACCTCCGTCATCAAGTCGGTGGCCTTTACCACCGACGGCCGGCAGTTGGCCGCGGCGGCCATTCCCAATGCCTACCAGACGCTGGCCGATGGCGGCGCCGAACAGGACATGGCCCGCACCTGGACTGATGCCGCCAGGACCCTGAAGCAGCTCACCGAGGTCATTCCCGATCTGGCGGAACGGCTTGTCGCCATCTCCGTCACCGGACAAGGCGATGGCATCTGGCTGATTGATGCAAAGGGCGAGCCCGTTGCACCCGCTTGGCTCTGGCTGGATGCCCGCGCCACCAAAGAGGTGGAGGAGTTCACCACAACGCCGGACTACGACGCCCACTATGCCCGCACCGGTACAGGCGTGAACGCCTGCCAGATGAGCGTGCAACTGGCGTGGATGAGCCGTCATCGCGCCTCCGTGCTCGAAACCGCCACGCACTGCCTGCACTGCAAGGACTGGATCTATTTCAAGCTCACGGGCGAGCGCTGCACCGACCTTTCGGAAGGCAACTTCACCTTCGGCAACTACGCCACCCACGCCTATCAGCTCGACATCATGGACAAGCTCGGCGTCAGCCATCTGAAGCGCCTGGTGCCGCCCATGGTCGATGGCACCAAGGTCAGTCACGGGCTCAGCGCCGAGGCGGCCCGCCTCACCGGGCTGCGCGCCGGAACACCCATCTGCCTCGGCTATGTGGATGTGCTGTGCACCGGACTGGGCGGCGGACTCTACGATCCCAGTGGCCAGACGGGCTGTACCATCGTTGGCTCCACGGGCATGCACATGCGCCTGCAGCCCGATGTCCGCAAGGTGAAGCTGAATGCCGAAAAGTCCGGCTACACCATGGTGTTCCCCGCCCCCGGCATGGTGGCGCAGATCCAGTCCAACATGGCCTCCACGCTCAACATCGACTGGCTGCTCGACCTGGGGCGCGGCCTGCTGCACGAACACGGCATCACCAAATCGCGCGGCGACCTGCTGAAGGGCATGGACGCGCAAGTGCTGGCGCGAAACCCCGCTGCCCTCCTGTACCACCCCTACATCTCCAAGGCCGGTGAGCGCGGACCATTCCTCGAACCCGCTGCCCGCGCCATGTTCAATGGTCTCGACACGACCTCGGACTATTTCGGCATGATGCGCGCCGTGTTTGAAGGGCTGGGGTATGCCGCCCGCGATTGTTATTCCGCCATGGGCCCGGTGCCCGGTGAAATCCGCATCACCGGCGGCGCGGCACGATCCACCGCCATGCGCAAGATTCTCGCCAGCATCCTCAAGTCCCGCATCCGCAGCGCCACCCGTGAGGAAGCGGGCGCTGCAGGTGCCGCCATGATTGCCGCCGTGCAGCAGAAACTCTATCCCGGCATGACCGAAGCCGCCGCCGTCTGGGTTGAACCCCATCTCACGGCCACGACCGACCCGGAACAGGCCTGGAGCAAACCCTACGACGCAGCCTTTGAAGCCTATGTCGACGCCCGCAAAGCCATGCGCCCTGTGTGGCGTGGCCTCGCTGCGGCACGGCGCATGGGCACTGATGGAACCCACACATGA
- a CDS encoding 2-hydroxyacid dehydrogenase — translation MTKPAPRKIAVIGDRFMLSSMFVDALHEHCKLTDLDISTHDLPWPDQPMEHGYEVKGMDGLKEYMGSADEVVKLTGDAEILVTHLAPLSASIMERLPNLKFVAVSRGGPVNIDMKAARERGITVVNTPGRNASAVAEFTIGAILAETRNITRGHEGLRRGEYRGELYRADVTGRELSEMTVGLVGYGEVGRRVVKFLKAFGCRILVSDPYVQLSADDLRDGVIQCSFDRIVEESDVLSLHPRVTPETTRMMNAETLRRMKKDATLVNTARGPLMDYDALYEVMKSGHLRGAMLETFSVEPVPPDSPLLQLPNVTLTPHIAGASVKTVRYAAGLAAEEVRRYFAGEGPLNRC, via the coding sequence ATGACAAAACCAGCGCCCCGCAAGATTGCCGTGATCGGCGACCGCTTCATGCTCTCCTCCATGTTCGTGGATGCGCTGCATGAGCATTGCAAGCTCACCGATCTCGACATTTCCACCCACGACCTCCCCTGGCCCGACCAGCCCATGGAACACGGCTACGAAGTGAAGGGCATGGATGGCCTCAAGGAATACATGGGCTCGGCCGACGAGGTGGTGAAGCTCACCGGCGATGCCGAAATCCTTGTCACCCACCTCGCGCCACTCTCGGCCTCCATCATGGAGCGACTGCCGAATTTGAAGTTCGTGGCCGTGTCGCGGGGCGGTCCCGTCAACATCGACATGAAAGCGGCACGCGAACGCGGCATCACCGTCGTCAATACGCCCGGCCGCAACGCCTCCGCCGTGGCCGAATTCACCATCGGCGCCATCCTCGCCGAGACCCGTAACATCACCCGCGGCCACGAGGGCCTGCGCCGTGGTGAATACCGGGGCGAACTCTACCGCGCCGATGTCACGGGCCGCGAACTCTCAGAGATGACAGTCGGCCTTGTCGGCTACGGCGAAGTGGGCCGCCGCGTGGTGAAATTCCTCAAGGCCTTCGGTTGCCGCATTCTGGTGAGTGACCCTTACGTACAGCTTTCCGCCGACGACCTGCGCGATGGCGTGATCCAGTGTTCTTTTGACCGCATCGTGGAAGAATCCGACGTGCTGTCGCTGCATCCGCGCGTGACGCCTGAAACCACGCGCATGATGAATGCCGAGACCCTGCGCCGCATGAAGAAGGATGCCACGCTGGTGAACACGGCGCGAGGTCCCCTCATGGATTATGATGCGCTCTACGAGGTCATGAAATCCGGCCATCTCCGGGGCGCCATGCTTGAGACATTCTCGGTGGAGCCGGTGCCTCCGGATTCGCCTCTGCTGCAATTGCCCAATGTGACACTGACACCGCATATTGCCGGTGCGTCAGTGAAGACAGTGCGCTATGCCGCAGGCCTCGCAGCCGAGGAAGTACGCCGCTATTTCGCCGGCGAGGGGCCGCTGAACCGCTGCTGA
- a CDS encoding glycerol-3-phosphate dehydrogenase gives MKDLGKVDLVVVGGGINGAGIARDAAGRGLSVLLCEKGDLAEGTSSRSGKLIHGGLRYLEYYEFRLVREALIEREVLLRAAPHIVWPMRFVLPHSPEQRPAWLVRLGLFLYDHLGGREQLPGCRRIDLRRDPEGKAIKDDYTLAFEYSDCWVDDARLVVLNALDAQAKGARILTRTAATKARRVNGLWEVELTGRDGETFKVTAKALVNAAGPWVENVINGVVGANSARRVRLVKGSHIIVKKFWEGQNAYLFQNHDKRVIFVNPYEGNKALIGTTDIPYEGRAEDVTIGEDEIEYLLKAVNRYSKVQLKRSDVETSFSGVRPLYDDNAANPSAVTRDYVFDVEGAPPLLSVFGGKITTYRKLAEHALQKLRPTFPAMGADWTSGGALPGGGLGAGGFAGYLKDLTARHPWLPAAVARHYVRLYGTLSEKIIGDATALSGLGQHLGDTLYTAEVNYLRRHEWAVSAEDILYRRTKTGLHMTEAERKAVEALF, from the coding sequence ATGAAAGACCTGGGCAAAGTCGACCTTGTCGTGGTGGGTGGCGGCATCAATGGCGCAGGCATCGCCCGCGACGCCGCGGGCCGCGGTCTTTCGGTGCTTTTGTGTGAGAAGGGCGACCTCGCGGAAGGCACCTCGTCGCGCTCCGGCAAGCTGATCCACGGCGGTTTGCGTTATCTTGAGTATTATGAATTCCGCTTGGTGCGCGAAGCGCTGATCGAGCGCGAGGTGCTGCTGCGCGCGGCCCCCCACATTGTCTGGCCCATGCGCTTCGTGCTGCCCCATTCCCCCGAACAGCGCCCGGCCTGGCTCGTACGCCTCGGCCTTTTCCTCTACGACCACCTCGGGGGCCGCGAGCAATTGCCAGGCTGCCGCCGCATCGACCTGCGGCGCGACCCTGAAGGCAAGGCCATCAAGGACGACTACACACTGGCTTTCGAATACTCGGACTGCTGGGTGGATGACGCGCGTCTCGTGGTGTTGAACGCACTCGATGCCCAGGCCAAGGGCGCGCGGATTCTCACCCGCACCGCCGCAACAAAGGCCCGCCGCGTGAATGGCCTGTGGGAAGTGGAACTCACAGGACGCGACGGCGAAACATTCAAGGTCACGGCCAAGGCCCTCGTCAATGCCGCCGGCCCCTGGGTGGAGAATGTCATCAACGGCGTCGTGGGAGCCAATTCCGCCCGCCGTGTGCGTCTCGTCAAAGGCAGCCACATCATCGTGAAGAAGTTCTGGGAAGGGCAGAATGCCTATCTGTTCCAGAACCACGACAAGCGCGTGATTTTCGTCAATCCCTATGAAGGCAACAAGGCGCTGATCGGAACGACCGACATTCCCTACGAAGGCCGCGCCGAAGACGTGACTATCGGTGAAGACGAAATCGAATATCTGCTCAAGGCAGTGAACCGCTACAGCAAGGTGCAATTGAAGCGGAGCGATGTGGAAACATCGTTCTCCGGCGTGCGCCCGCTCTACGACGACAACGCAGCCAACCCCTCGGCCGTCACGCGCGACTATGTCTTCGATGTGGAAGGTGCGCCGCCGCTGCTTTCCGTCTTCGGCGGCAAGATCACCACTTACCGCAAGCTTGCCGAACATGCCCTGCAGAAACTGAGACCCACATTTCCGGCCATGGGTGCCGACTGGACCTCCGGCGGAGCACTGCCCGGTGGCGGCCTGGGCGCGGGTGGATTTGCGGGCTACCTGAAGGACCTGACGGCCCGCCATCCCTGGCTGCCCGCTGCGGTGGCCCGCCACTATGTCCGCCTCTACGGCACCCTGTCCGAAAAGATCATCGGCGATGCGACGGCCCTCAGCGGCCTCGGCCAGCATCTCGGCGACACGCTTTACACCGCAGAAGTCAACTACCTGCGCCGCCACGAATGGGCCGTGTCGGCGGAGGATATACTCTACCGCCGCACCAAGACCGGACTGCACATGACGGAGGCAGAACGGAAAGCCGTGGAAGCGCTGTTCTGA
- a CDS encoding nucleotide sugar dehydrogenase, with translation MSEKIAVIGLGYVGLPVAVALAKAFPATVGFDISKRRIDTLQKGEDWTGEIDTGTLQSCGLRVSGNPDDLAGATFFIITVPTPIDRERRPDLSPLEGACSFVGPALRKGAVVVFESTVYPGVTEDFCGPLLEKYSGLVCGRDFALGYSPERINPGDKQHRLETITKIVSADSAETLERVKAVYGAVVKAGLHVAPSIKVAEAAKVLENTQRDINIALMNELAIILDRMGVRTRDVLEAAGTKWNFLKFAPGLVGGHCIGVDPYYLTSCAEALGYHPQVILAGRRLNDDMGRFVAAKLIKLLVQAKKPVSGARVGVLGLTFKEDVPDLRNSKVPDIIAELKEFGITPIIHDPMADAHAAQEEYGLSLSPLESFVDLDAVVLAVGHSSYVKALPCMMAMLTPGGIFADVKSIFGPGKMPPRVTYWSL, from the coding sequence ATGTCTGAAAAAATCGCAGTGATTGGCCTCGGCTATGTGGGCCTTCCCGTGGCCGTGGCGCTCGCCAAGGCCTTCCCGGCGACTGTGGGGTTCGATATTTCGAAGCGCCGCATCGACACGTTGCAGAAGGGCGAAGACTGGACGGGCGAGATTGACACGGGGACATTGCAGTCTTGCGGGCTGCGCGTCTCCGGAAATCCCGACGATCTGGCAGGCGCCACTTTCTTCATCATCACCGTGCCGACGCCCATCGACCGGGAGCGGCGGCCCGATCTCAGCCCGCTGGAAGGGGCCTGTTCTTTCGTCGGGCCAGCGCTGCGCAAGGGCGCTGTCGTGGTTTTCGAATCAACCGTCTATCCGGGCGTGACGGAGGACTTCTGCGGCCCGCTGCTGGAGAAGTATTCCGGCCTCGTGTGCGGACGCGACTTTGCCCTCGGATATTCACCCGAGCGCATCAACCCCGGCGACAAGCAGCACCGGCTTGAAACCATCACCAAGATCGTTTCTGCAGACAGTGCGGAGACGCTGGAGCGGGTGAAGGCTGTCTATGGTGCCGTGGTGAAGGCTGGCCTTCATGTGGCGCCGTCCATCAAGGTTGCCGAAGCGGCGAAGGTCCTGGAGAACACGCAGCGCGACATCAACATCGCACTGATGAATGAACTCGCCATCATTCTGGACCGGATGGGCGTGCGCACGAGAGACGTGCTTGAGGCCGCCGGGACGAAATGGAACTTCCTGAAGTTTGCGCCGGGTCTGGTGGGCGGCCACTGCATCGGCGTTGATCCTTATTACCTGACCTCCTGCGCGGAGGCGCTGGGCTATCACCCGCAGGTCATCCTCGCGGGACGTCGACTCAACGATGACATGGGTCGTTTTGTTGCGGCAAAGCTGATCAAACTTCTGGTGCAGGCCAAGAAGCCTGTGAGCGGCGCGCGTGTCGGTGTGCTCGGCCTCACCTTCAAGGAAGACGTGCCAGACCTGCGCAATTCGAAGGTGCCGGACATCATCGCGGAATTGAAGGAATTTGGAATCACGCCCATCATCCACGACCCCATGGCGGATGCCCATGCGGCGCAGGAGGAATACGGTCTCTCGCTGTCGCCCCTGGAGTCATTTGTCGATCTCGACGCCGTCGTATTGGCCGTCGGTCACAGCAGCTACGTCAAGGCGCTGCCCTGCATGATGGCCATGCTGACGCCCGGCGGCATATTTGCCGATGTGAAGTCGATCTTCGGTCCGGGGAAGATGCCGCCGCGCGTCACCTATTGGAGCCTCTAG
- a CDS encoding SDR family oxidoreductase has product MTVKQYQYTGGLWLVTGVAGFIGSNIVEKLLRDGQRVRALDNFATGFRKNIEAVRVAVGAEAAERFEFIEGDIRNRDTCTAAMKGVSHVLHQAGLGSVPRSLADPITTNEVNVGGFLNVMDAARREKTRSFVYAASSSTYGDEPNLPKIEHRIGEPLSPYAVSKLVNEIYARNYKRSFGFRATGLRYFNVFGPRQDPDGAYAAVIPKWTAAMIADHDITINGDGKTSRDFCYVDNAVQANILASLAPEEAQGEVYNVAVGHRTTLNELFMMLRDELSRLQVHYRRDPVHAEFRAGDVRHSQADISKARDMLGYDPQFDVKAGLEKAMPWYVAQSRP; this is encoded by the coding sequence ATGACGGTGAAACAGTACCAGTATACCGGCGGCCTCTGGCTGGTGACCGGCGTGGCGGGGTTCATTGGCTCCAACATCGTGGAGAAGCTGCTGCGCGACGGCCAGCGCGTCCGAGCACTGGACAATTTCGCCACCGGTTTCCGCAAGAACATCGAAGCCGTGCGTGTTGCCGTCGGAGCGGAAGCGGCGGAAAGATTTGAATTCATCGAGGGTGATATCAGGAACCGTGACACCTGCACAGCCGCGATGAAAGGTGTGTCGCATGTCCTGCACCAGGCCGGGCTTGGTTCGGTGCCGCGGTCGCTCGCCGATCCCATCACCACGAACGAGGTGAACGTCGGGGGCTTCCTCAATGTCATGGATGCGGCACGGCGGGAGAAGACGCGAAGCTTCGTCTATGCGGCGTCGAGTTCGACCTATGGTGACGAGCCCAACCTTCCCAAGATCGAGCATCGCATCGGTGAACCGCTGTCTCCCTATGCGGTGAGCAAGCTGGTGAACGAGATCTATGCGCGGAACTACAAGCGGAGCTTCGGCTTCCGCGCCACGGGTTTGCGATACTTCAATGTCTTCGGTCCGCGCCAGGATCCGGACGGAGCCTATGCGGCAGTGATCCCGAAGTGGACCGCCGCCATGATTGCCGACCACGACATCACCATCAACGGTGACGGCAAGACCAGCCGGGACTTCTGCTACGTTGATAATGCCGTGCAGGCGAACATCCTCGCCTCGCTGGCGCCCGAAGAGGCGCAGGGCGAAGTGTACAATGTTGCGGTGGGGCACCGCACCACGCTGAACGAGCTTTTCATGATGCTGCGGGATGAACTGTCCCGCTTGCAGGTTCACTACCGGCGCGATCCGGTCCATGCCGAATTCCGCGCCGGCGATGTCCGCCACTCGCAGGCCGACATTTCCAAGGCCCGCGACATGCTGGGCTATGACCCACAGTTCGATGTGAAGGCGGGCCTTGAAAAGGCGATGCCATGGTATGTGGCGCAATCGCGGCCGTGA
- a CDS encoding DegT/DnrJ/EryC1/StrS aminotransferase family protein: protein MLNTGFSPWPSFTQEEADAVSQVLLSNRVNQWTGDQVKSFQSEFAAWCGVPHAIALANGTLALDLCWKVLGIGAGDEVIVTPRTFMASASSIATAGATPIFADVDPDTQNITPETAARVITPRTKAICLVHLAGWPCDMDGFRDLAKARNLLLVEDCAQAHGAAWRGTPVGSQSDMAAWSFCQDKIMTTGGEGGMVTLANKERWLRGWSYKDHGKDWDAMFNREHPPGPRLVHETIGTNWRMLEMQAVIGRIQLKRMPQWHAARQRNASAIFDAAANFSAVRVPEIPAHVTHGFYRAYIFARSEALKDGWSRDRMISELNERGIPVYHGSASEIYLEKAFDNTSSRPATRLPIARKLGETSIMFLVHPTLTEAEISRTCSALQDVLRLAQR from the coding sequence ATGTTGAATACCGGTTTTTCCCCGTGGCCCAGTTTCACCCAGGAAGAGGCAGATGCTGTCTCTCAGGTGCTTCTGTCGAACCGCGTGAACCAGTGGACGGGCGATCAGGTGAAGTCGTTCCAGTCCGAGTTTGCAGCCTGGTGCGGGGTGCCACATGCGATTGCGCTTGCCAACGGCACGCTGGCGCTGGACCTGTGCTGGAAGGTCCTTGGCATCGGGGCGGGAGACGAAGTCATCGTCACACCACGGACGTTCATGGCGTCGGCATCGTCGATCGCCACGGCGGGCGCCACGCCCATCTTTGCGGATGTTGATCCTGACACGCAGAATATCACGCCGGAGACGGCGGCGCGCGTGATCACGCCGCGCACGAAGGCGATCTGTCTCGTGCACCTTGCGGGCTGGCCCTGCGACATGGACGGGTTTCGTGATCTCGCCAAGGCCCGTAATCTTCTGCTTGTGGAAGATTGCGCCCAGGCCCACGGCGCGGCGTGGCGCGGCACACCCGTGGGCTCACAATCCGACATGGCAGCCTGGTCGTTCTGCCAGGACAAGATCATGACCACAGGCGGCGAAGGCGGCATGGTCACGCTGGCCAACAAGGAGAGGTGGCTCAGGGGCTGGTCCTACAAGGACCACGGCAAGGACTGGGACGCCATGTTCAACCGCGAACATCCGCCCGGCCCACGGCTGGTCCATGAAACCATCGGCACCAATTGGCGGATGCTCGAAATGCAGGCTGTCATTGGCCGCATCCAGCTCAAGCGCATGCCGCAGTGGCATGCGGCGCGCCAACGCAATGCATCCGCCATCTTCGACGCCGCCGCGAATTTCTCGGCCGTGCGCGTTCCGGAGATTCCCGCCCATGTCACTCACGGATTTTACCGCGCCTACATTTTTGCAAGGTCGGAGGCGCTGAAGGATGGCTGGAGCCGGGACCGCATGATCTCGGAACTGAATGAACGGGGCATTCCCGTCTATCATGGGTCGGCTTCGGAGATCTATCTGGAGAAGGCTTTCGACAACACGTCGAGCCGCCCGGCCACGCGGCTGCCCATCGCCCGCAAGTTGGGCGAGACCAGCATCATGTTCCTCGTGCACCCCACATTGACGGAAGCCGAGATCAGCCGTACGTGCAGCGCGTTGCAGGATGTCCTGCGGCTGGCGCAACGCTAA
- a CDS encoding acetyltransferase: MTPSQTLFILGAGGHGRVVAEIAEATGWDDVRFLDNRWPGVDANLHWPVVGRGMEALPRGARVFVAIGHCGKRMDLLQQVSAQGHIVPLLIHPTAFVSRHATLEAGTVVMPQAAINAGAVLGRGVIVNTGATVDHDCRIGDGVHISPGVHLAGGVSVGEGTWIGIGAVVREGIQIGANAMVGAGAAVVSHVPDGARVVGVPAREVR, encoded by the coding sequence ATGACCCCTTCGCAGACGCTGTTCATCCTGGGTGCGGGGGGGCATGGCCGCGTGGTCGCGGAAATCGCTGAAGCCACCGGTTGGGATGATGTCCGTTTTCTGGACAACCGCTGGCCCGGCGTTGACGCCAACTTGCATTGGCCCGTGGTGGGCCGCGGAATGGAAGCGTTGCCCCGAGGAGCACGTGTGTTTGTGGCCATCGGTCATTGCGGCAAGCGGATGGATCTTTTGCAGCAGGTATCAGCGCAGGGACACATTGTTCCGCTCCTCATCCATCCCACTGCCTTCGTTTCGCGCCACGCCACGCTGGAGGCCGGGACTGTTGTCATGCCGCAGGCCGCGATCAATGCGGGGGCTGTGCTGGGACGTGGCGTGATTGTGAACACGGGCGCCACGGTTGACCACGATTGCCGGATCGGCGATGGCGTGCACATTTCGCCCGGTGTGCATCTCGCGGGCGGTGTGTCGGTGGGCGAAGGCACGTGGATCGGCATCGGTGCGGTGGTGCGGGAGGGAATACAGATCGGTGCGAATGCCATGGTTGGTGCGGGCGCTGCCGTTGTGTCACATGTCCCGGATGGCGCGCGTGTGGTTGGCGTGCCCGCCAGAGAGGTTCGTTGA
- a CDS encoding sugar transferase produces MMKRLFDIVISAAGLVLLSPLLLVLALLVRHNLGRPVLFSQVRPGLRGRPFRMYKFRTMLNAAGPDGAPLADARRLTPFGMRMRAASLDELPELWNVLKGDMSLVGPRPLLMEYLPLYSPQQARRHEVRPGITGWAQVNGRNALSWEEKFALDVWYVDNRSMTLDFRILWKTLMAVVSRKGISNEGHATMPPFTGGNEVVE; encoded by the coding sequence ATGATGAAACGGCTGTTCGACATTGTCATTTCCGCCGCTGGGCTGGTTCTGCTCAGTCCGCTGCTGCTGGTGCTTGCGCTTCTCGTCCGCCACAATCTTGGCCGTCCCGTCCTGTTTTCGCAGGTCAGGCCCGGGCTTCGGGGCCGGCCGTTCCGCATGTACAAGTTTCGCACCATGCTGAACGCCGCAGGCCCAGATGGTGCACCACTGGCCGACGCGCGGCGGCTCACGCCCTTTGGTATGCGCATGCGTGCCGCCAGCCTCGACGAGTTGCCGGAACTGTGGAATGTGCTGAAGGGCGACATGAGTCTGGTGGGGCCGCGACCGCTGCTCATGGAATATCTGCCGCTCTACTCGCCGCAGCAAGCCCGCCGCCATGAGGTGCGCCCGGGTATCACAGGTTGGGCGCAGGTGAATGGCCGCAACGCGCTTTCCTGGGAAGAGAAGTTCGCCCTCGATGTGTGGTATGTCGACAATCGCAGCATGACTCTGGATTTCAGGATTTTGTGGAAGACGTTGATGGCGGTTGTGTCGCGCAAGGGCATCAGCAATGAAGGTCATGCCACCATGCCGCCCTTCACCGGCGGAAACGAGGTTGTGGAATGA